A genomic region of Caenorhabditis elegans chromosome V contains the following coding sequences:
- the srbc-77 gene encoding Serpentine Receptor, class BC (Class B-like) (Predicted), whose product MLIIECFIGLLSMLFSLIACFINYFILFSIFYFKRIPVNPNMILIYSRFGIDVIYTYSSFMVVTYILIMTLSTNLRIKNLIFLFVWTTTSIKTMRSILAFLITIERVIATYFPVLFYKYRCKTSTIMIYTSILICGLINQYVLFGYCGNVIDTPLQCSSFFCAINSCYYYYWLTYEEVVSFLNGIFSVALLFRFFIWNFLSKTPSSNHKIARATRIALLDFFIILFFNVIPSYTFAHSTTVNVKTIGSLSLAIKTFGFVIEGMLTCRVLFGAKKVSANVVAPNS is encoded by the exons ATGCTCATCATCGAATGTTTCATAGGCCTATTATCGAtgttattttctttaattgcATGTTTCATAAACTACTTTATATTGTTCTCAATATTCTATTTCAAACGGATACCTGTAAATCCAAATATGATACTCATCTATAGTAGATTTGGTATTGATGTAATTTATACGTATTCATCATTCATGGTAGTAacttatattttgataatgacactttctacaaatttgagaattaaaaatctgatatttctttttgtttggACAACTACATCGATTAAAACCATGCGATCTATTCTTGCATTTTTGATCACAATTGAGAGAGTTATTGCCAcatattttccagttttattttataaatatcgGTGTAAAACTTCCACCATTATGATTTACACCAGTATTTTGATTTGTGGACTGATCAATCAATATGTACTTTTTGGATACTGTGGTAATGTTATAGATACACCATTACAGTGTAGTAGCTTCTTTTGCGCTATCAATAGTTGCTATTACTATTACTGGCTGACTTATGAAGAAgtggttagttttttaaatggaattttCTCAGTGGCTCtattgtttcgatttttcatttggaattttctctCAAAGACCCCATCATCGAACCATAAAATTGCTAGA GCTACCCGCATTGCActtctcgactttttcatCATACTCTTCTTCAATGTGATCCCTTCGTACACTTTTGCCCATAGCACCACTGTCAACGTTAAGACAATTGGATCATTGTCACTAGCTATAAAAACATTTGGATTTGTGATTGAAGGAATGTTAACATGTCGAGTTTTGTTTggtgcaaaaaaagtttctgcGAATGTTGTTGCACCAAATTCATAA
- the srw-26 gene encoding G-protein coupled receptors family 1 profile domain-containing protein (Predicted) has translation MEYATFSITGVGVFTNIFHLAVLNNKSMRKFTINIFLIGIAISDLIRMNCKMFHTATKFYQLYQSHWGSCVPRSSYLLMAIINFCSPTGHIFGAHLGIWFAVGMAVIRVLVVKYPLSSRMNSLTKSKYGSRIVFFIVLCMLPFWIFDYFQVTVIPATLPSNCANFSVDSYQVQYILEETHIFDNERIYEINVFVQGLLFEFTPSIILPIATLLLVVEKRRARKSTELMKSVSNQNSSDRSTTLVIFMTITFVIATAPRGFSYVGKFIISQVGDDKPKLTLQSMIVGFIINFNSAIHFLLCYCLHNVFTISECGERIVQKRSRKDLGCYSVLYKYEIKYFERNWSLAGKYISILL, from the exons ATGGAGTACGCCACTTTTTCAATAACTGGCGTTGGAGTTTTCacgaacatttttcatttggcAGTTTTGAACAACAAATCGATGCGAAAATTCACGATTAACATATTTCTTATTGGAATAGCTATATCTGATCTTATACGGATGAACTGCAAAATGTTTCACACCGCAACAAAGTTTTACCAGCTTTATCAAAGTCATTGGGGGTCGTG TGTTCCTCGAAGCTCCTATCTGTTAATGGCTATTATTAACTTTTGTTCACCAACTGGCCATATCTTCGGTGCTCATTTAGGAATATGGTTTGCAGTTGGTATGGCTGTTATACGAGTTTTAGTGGTTAAATATCCACTGAGTAGCAG aatgaacTCGCTGACCAAGTCAAAATATGGATCCCGAATTGTATTCTTCATTGTTCTTTGTATGCTTCCATTCTGGATCTTTGACTATTTCCAAGTAACAGTAATACCGGCCACCTTACCTTCAAACTGTGCAAACTTTTCCGTAGATTCATATCAAGTTCAGTATATTTTAGAAGAAACTCATATATTCGACAACGAAAGAATTTATGAAATCAATGTATTTGTACAGGGACTCTTATTCGAGTTCACCCCATCTATTATTCTACCAATTGCAACTTTATTATTGGTAGTCGAGAAGAGAAGAGCCAGGAAGTCAACAGAGTTAATGAAAAGCGTGTCCAACCAAAACAGCTCGGATCGATCGACGACTCTCGTGATTTTTATGACCATTACATTCGTTATTGCTACAGCACCACGTGGATTCTCCtatgttggaaaatttatcaTATCCCAAGTGGGTGATGATAAACCTAAATTGACACTACAGAGTATGATTGTTGGATTtataatcaattttaattctgCTATACACTTCTTGTTATGTTATTGTCTTCACAATGTCTTCACAATATCGGAGTGCGGCGAAAGAATTGTTCAGAAAAGATCAAGAAAAGATCTCGGTTGTTATTCTGTCTTGTAcaaatatgaaataaaatattttgaaagaaactGGAGCTTGGCTGGAAAGTATATTTCAATACTCCTTTGA